One genomic window of Bacteroidales bacterium includes the following:
- a CDS encoding acetyl-CoA carboxylase biotin carboxyl carrier protein subunit, with the protein MEELKEFNNNGSGNKYINLTVEYGSFKTLPNRKFQLRKPYKKRDFKKITAFIPGKILSVAVQKGDRVTHETCLVILEAMKMKNKLFPSVDGIVKDVYVKVGDMVKKDMVLVELE; encoded by the coding sequence ATGGAAGAGTTAAAAGAATTTAATAATAATGGAAGCGGCAATAAATACATCAATTTAACTGTCGAATATGGTAGTTTTAAAACATTACCAAACAGAAAATTTCAGCTCCGCAAACCCTATAAAAAAAGAGATTTTAAAAAAATAACTGCTTTTATCCCCGGGAAAATACTTAGTGTTGCTGTACAAAAAGGTGATAGGGTTACTCACGAAACATGTCTTGTTATTTTGGAAGCAATGAAAATGAAAAATAAATTATTTCCTTCTGTTGATGGAATTGTTAAAGATGTATATGTTAAAGTTGGGGATATGGTAAAAAAAGACATGGTGCTTGTGGAATTGGAATAA